A region of Chelonia mydas isolate rCheMyd1 chromosome 7, rCheMyd1.pri.v2, whole genome shotgun sequence DNA encodes the following proteins:
- the ARL2 gene encoding ADP-ribosylation factor-like protein 2, with product MRPMGISVMVIGGDGTQWALVREKQVPGGVEEASGLLVMGLLTILKKMRQKERELRLLMLGLDNAGKTTILKKFNGEDIDTISPTLGFNIKTLEHRGFKLNIWDVGGQTSLRSYWRNYFESTDGLIWVVDSADQQRLQVCKQELQSLLVEERLAGATLLIFANKQDLPGALSSNAIREALELDSIKSHHWCIQACSAFTGENLLTGIDWLLDDISSRIFTAD from the exons ATGCGCCCAATGGGGATCAGCGTCATGGTGATTGGCGGCGACGGGACCCAATGGGCGCTGGTCCGTGAGAAGCAGGTGCCGGGCGGGGTGGAAGAGGCGTCTGGACTGCTGGTGATGGGGCTGCTGACTATTCTGAAGAAGATGCGACAGAAGGAGCGGGAGCTGCGGCTCCTTATGCT TGGCCTGGACAACGCTGGCAAAACAACCATCCTGAAGAAGTTCAATGGGGAGGATATCGACACCATCTCACCCACACTGGGCTTCAACATCAAAACCCTGGAGCACCGGGG GTTCAAGCTGAACATTTGGGATGTGGGCGGACAGACATCCCTGCGCTCCTACTGGCGCAACTACTTTGAGAGCACTGACGGTCTCATCTGGGTGGTGGACAGCGCTGACCAGCAGCGCCTGCAAGTCTGCAAGCAGGAGTTGCAGAGCCTCCTGGTGGAAGAG CGCCTGGCTGGAGCCACCCTGCTCATCTTCGCCAACAAACAGGACCTGCCGGGAGCACTGTCCTCCAATGCCATCCGTGAG GCCTTGGAACtagacagcatcaaaagccacCACTGGTGCATCCAGGCCTGCAGTGCCTTCACTGGGGAGAACCTGCTGACGGGGATCGACTGGCTCCTGGATGATATTTCCAGCCGGATCTTCACTGCGGACTGA
- the SNX15 gene encoding sorting nexin-15 isoform X1: protein MACRVKDEYQRHYTVTEPRSHPKGYTEYKVTAKFVSKTKPEDVKEITVWKRYSDFKKLHGDLSYIHRNLFRRMEEFPAFPKAQVFGRFEPEVIEERRKAAEAMLRFTVHIPALNNSPQLKEFFRGGEVKRPLEACDLRILPPPLIPVPQEGTDAGDDARRSVAELGLQSLEPEGEPEPHRREQTEPQSPVPRGAVGVAGEEHNRGDEGEETGDPALAAKSEEDLDLLFASVGEEEKESGSPLRGPLSDQDLALFDPFIKEEQCSASLSQGATLAVGSELLPGQDIELAADALWDLQISQPAEQEAIQGLDPGGYLAVATEEITLALKREAAKDYAGALCGYRNGVDILLKGVQGDPDPARREAVKKKTAEYLHRAEELVQLHLTHLQP from the exons ATGGCCTGCAGGGTGAAGGATGAGTACCAGCGGCATTACACGGTCACGGAGCCGAGGAGCCACCCCAAGGGCTACACCGAATATAAAGTGACAGCCAAG TTTGTTTCGAAGACGAAACCGGAGGATGTCAAGGAG ATCACGGTCTGGAAACGGTACAGTGACTTCAAGAAGCTGCATGGGGACCTGTCCTACATCCACCGCAACCTCTTCCGGCGCATGGAGGAGTTCCCCGCCTTCCCCAAAGCCCAGGTCTTCG GCCGCTTTGAGCCTGAGGTGATTGAGGAGCGCAGGAAAGCAGCTGAGGCCATGCTGAGGTTCACGGTGCACATTCCTGCACTGAACAACAGCCCCCAGCTCAAGGAGTTCTTCAGG GGAGGGGAGGTAAAGAGGCCCCTGGAGGCCTGTGACCTACGCATCCTGCCACCCCCTCTGATCCCAGTGCCACAGGAGGGCACAGATGCCGGGGATGATGCTCGGagatctgtggcagaactgggactgcAGAGCCTGGAGCCTGAGGGGGAGCCAGAACCACACCGAAGGGAGCAGACGGAACCACAGAGCCCAGTGCCCCGGGGAGCTGTGGGCGTAGCAGGGGAGGAGCATAACAGGGGGGACGAAGGAGAGGAGACAG GGGACCCTGCACTGGCTGCTAAATCAGAGGAGGACCTGGACCTGCTCTTTGCctcggtgggggaggaggagaaggagagcggGTCGCCTCTCCGCGGCCCCCTGTCTGACCAGGACTTGGCCCTCTTTGACCCATTCATCAAGGAAG AGCAATGCTCAGCCAGCCTTTCCCAGGGGGCCACGTTGGCCGTGGGATCAGAGCTGCTCCCCGGCCAGGACATTGAGCTGGCGGCTGATGCCCTGTGGGACCTGCAGATCTCTCAGCCTGCGGAGCAGGAGGCAATACAGGGACTGGACCCTGGAGGgtacctggcagtggccactgaggAGATCACGCTGGCCTTGAAGCGAGAAGCAGCCAAAGACTACGCAGGCGCCCTCTGTGGCTACCGCAATGGGGTGGACATCCTGCTGAAGGGGGTGCAAG GAGACCCCGATCCTGCTCGCCGGGAAGCAGTGAAAAAGAAGACAGCCGAGTATCTACATCGGGCCGAAGAGCTGGTCCAGCTGCATCtgacccatctccagccatga
- the LOC114021995 gene encoding RNA-binding protein 4.1, with amino-acid sequence MVKIFVGGVSPSVTVDELKKLFEQYGQVNECDILKNFAFVHMEKEDEAHKAISELHKQEFYGAHLTVEYATSKIRNATKIYVGNVSSKATTAQIKELFEKFGKVVECDIVKNYAFVHMAKEREAMDAILNLNDMPLEDQKIFVTLSKSNNSLKTTKGTSVPPPTPPSYYFPRGRIPPPPPPYTPYVPRSWYDREYYDHYAYELYDRAMTARTAYERALPPPPSTPTAYRERSPVGRRTTAAVAQYTDPYTAAAAAQTYSQVYNQTGYAAVAAAAAAAATYSQYSMGATYSAGEYYEKYSNSYATQYAQTY; translated from the coding sequence ATGGTGAAGATCTTTGTGGGAGGGGTCTCCCCTTCTGTCACAGTGGATGAGCTGAAGAAGCTCTTTGAGCAGTATGGACAGGTGAATGAGTGTGACATCCTGAAGAATTTCGCCTTTgtgcacatggagaaggaagacGAGGCCCACAAGGCCATCAGCGAGCTGCACAAGCAGGAGTTCTACGGGGCCCACCTGACGGTGGAGTACGCCACCTCCAAGATCCGTAACGCCACCAAGATCTATGTGGGCAACGTGTCCAGCAAGGCCACGACAGCACAGATCAAGGAGCTCTTTGAGAAGTTTGGCAAGGTGGTGGAGTGCGACATCGTCAAGAACTATGCCTTTGTCCACATGGCCAAGGAGAGGGAAGCCATGGATGCCATCTTGAACCTCAACGACATGCCTCTGGAGGACCAGAAGATCTTTGTAACGCTGTCCAAGAGCAACAACTCGCTCAAGACAACCAAGGGGACCTCTGTGCCACCTCCAACCCCCCCCAGCTACTACTTTCCCAGGGGGCGCATCCCCCCGCCACCACCTCCATATACCCCCTATGTGCCCCGATCTTGGTATGACCGGGAATATTATGACCACTATGCCTATGAGCTCTACGACCGGGCGATGACTGCCAGGACTGCATACGAGAGGGCCCTGCCACCTCCGCCCTCTACCCCCACCGCATACAGAGAGAGGAGCCCTGTGGGCAGGCGGACGACCGCTGCGGTGGCCCAATATACTGATCCCTACACTGCCGCGGCTGCCGCCCAGACATACAGCCAAGTGTACAACCAAACGGGTTATGCAGCAGTGGCGGctgcagccgcagcagcagctaCCTACTCCCAGTACAGCATGGGTGCCACCTACAGTGCAGGGGAGTACTATGAGAAATACAGCAACAGCTATGCCACTCAATATGCCCAGACGTACTAA
- the SNX15 gene encoding sorting nexin-15 isoform X2 — MEEFPAFPKAQVFGRFEPEVIEERRKAAEAMLRFTVHIPALNNSPQLKEFFRGGEVKRPLEACDLRILPPPLIPVPQEGTDAGDDARRSVAELGLQSLEPEGEPEPHRREQTEPQSPVPRGAVGVAGEEHNRGDEGEETGDPALAAKSEEDLDLLFASVGEEEKESGSPLRGPLSDQDLALFDPFIKEEQCSASLSQGATLAVGSELLPGQDIELAADALWDLQISQPAEQEAIQGLDPGGYLAVATEEITLALKREAAKDYAGALCGYRNGVDILLKGVQGDPDPARREAVKKKTAEYLHRAEELVQLHLTHLQP; from the exons ATGGAGGAGTTCCCCGCCTTCCCCAAAGCCCAGGTCTTCG GCCGCTTTGAGCCTGAGGTGATTGAGGAGCGCAGGAAAGCAGCTGAGGCCATGCTGAGGTTCACGGTGCACATTCCTGCACTGAACAACAGCCCCCAGCTCAAGGAGTTCTTCAGG GGAGGGGAGGTAAAGAGGCCCCTGGAGGCCTGTGACCTACGCATCCTGCCACCCCCTCTGATCCCAGTGCCACAGGAGGGCACAGATGCCGGGGATGATGCTCGGagatctgtggcagaactgggactgcAGAGCCTGGAGCCTGAGGGGGAGCCAGAACCACACCGAAGGGAGCAGACGGAACCACAGAGCCCAGTGCCCCGGGGAGCTGTGGGCGTAGCAGGGGAGGAGCATAACAGGGGGGACGAAGGAGAGGAGACAG GGGACCCTGCACTGGCTGCTAAATCAGAGGAGGACCTGGACCTGCTCTTTGCctcggtgggggaggaggagaaggagagcggGTCGCCTCTCCGCGGCCCCCTGTCTGACCAGGACTTGGCCCTCTTTGACCCATTCATCAAGGAAG AGCAATGCTCAGCCAGCCTTTCCCAGGGGGCCACGTTGGCCGTGGGATCAGAGCTGCTCCCCGGCCAGGACATTGAGCTGGCGGCTGATGCCCTGTGGGACCTGCAGATCTCTCAGCCTGCGGAGCAGGAGGCAATACAGGGACTGGACCCTGGAGGgtacctggcagtggccactgaggAGATCACGCTGGCCTTGAAGCGAGAAGCAGCCAAAGACTACGCAGGCGCCCTCTGTGGCTACCGCAATGGGGTGGACATCCTGCTGAAGGGGGTGCAAG GAGACCCCGATCCTGCTCGCCGGGAAGCAGTGAAAAAGAAGACAGCCGAGTATCTACATCGGGCCGAAGAGCTGGTCCAGCTGCATCtgacccatctccagccatga